A window of the Teredinibacter franksiae genome harbors these coding sequences:
- a CDS encoding GspE/PulE family protein, whose protein sequence is MKSDFVPERALDLRTLLLDLVDEGVIQKEDANVLMGAHRTREQTLMHPLSYIAQQSLEDLRTPGKTLDEIHLAQWMAEKCGMSQFHIDPMKVPVALVADVMSYQFAKRHGLLCVGMNAESVTVAVTQPYISDWESQLEQTVRQPIKKVFALPSDVERYRVEFYSLAKSVSGAEDGGGNKASGATNFEQLLELGKLKDPEANDQHVVNIVDWLLQYAFDQRASDIHIEPRREISRMRFRIDGVLHSIYEFPANVATAIVSRLKILGRMNVAEKRKPQDGRLKTKRPNGMEAELRLSTLPTAFGEKMVMRIFDPDVLFRTFEELGLMGEDYKRWHSMTERPHGILLVTGPTGSGKTTTLYSSLRALATEQVNVSTIEDPIEMVEEAFNQTQVQHNIDFDFASGIRTLMRQDPDIIMVGEIRDRETAQMAVQAALTGHLVLSTLHTNDASAAITRLLDLGVPSYLLKSTVLGVMAQRLVRTLCQHCKTESTISNSDWDMLIKPWKVAKPEKIYEPEGCLECRNTGYLGRQGIYEILGLSESVQAYIRDDVDLLAMRQQAMREGMRTLRLSGAQKIAQGKTTLAEVLRVAPPPEK, encoded by the coding sequence ATGAAATCTGATTTTGTACCAGAACGTGCATTAGACCTGCGAACCCTCTTGCTCGACCTTGTTGATGAAGGTGTTATCCAAAAAGAAGACGCTAACGTGTTAATGGGTGCTCACCGTACCCGCGAACAAACCCTGATGCACCCACTTTCCTATATTGCTCAGCAGTCTTTGGAGGATTTACGTACACCGGGGAAAACGCTCGACGAAATACACCTTGCCCAGTGGATGGCCGAAAAGTGTGGCATGAGCCAGTTTCATATCGACCCCATGAAAGTGCCCGTCGCGTTGGTGGCCGACGTGATGTCGTATCAGTTTGCTAAGCGCCATGGTCTGCTGTGTGTGGGCATGAATGCTGAGAGTGTCACCGTAGCGGTTACCCAGCCGTATATTTCCGATTGGGAATCACAGTTAGAGCAAACTGTTCGTCAACCGATAAAAAAGGTTTTTGCGCTGCCGTCGGATGTTGAGCGCTACCGTGTTGAGTTCTATTCGCTGGCGAAATCGGTATCCGGTGCAGAAGATGGCGGCGGTAATAAAGCGTCGGGTGCGACCAACTTTGAGCAGCTACTAGAGCTAGGGAAGCTAAAAGACCCCGAAGCCAACGACCAGCATGTGGTTAATATTGTGGATTGGTTATTGCAATATGCCTTCGATCAGCGCGCCAGTGATATTCATATTGAGCCGCGCCGGGAAATTTCACGCATGCGTTTTCGCATTGATGGGGTGCTGCACAGTATCTATGAATTTCCGGCAAACGTAGCCACCGCTATTGTCAGTCGATTAAAAATCCTAGGGCGCATGAATGTAGCAGAGAAGCGCAAGCCTCAGGACGGACGCCTGAAAACCAAACGCCCAAATGGCATGGAAGCGGAATTGCGTCTATCAACCTTACCAACGGCGTTTGGTGAAAAGATGGTGATGCGTATCTTCGACCCGGATGTGCTGTTTCGAACGTTCGAAGAGCTGGGCTTGATGGGCGAAGACTATAAACGCTGGCATAGCATGACCGAAAGGCCTCATGGCATATTACTGGTAACGGGCCCTACTGGTTCGGGCAAGACGACCACCCTCTATTCTTCTCTGCGGGCGCTGGCGACTGAGCAGGTAAATGTTTCCACCATTGAAGACCCTATTGAAATGGTGGAAGAAGCTTTTAATCAGACCCAAGTGCAGCACAATATTGATTTCGATTTTGCCTCCGGTATTCGCACGCTTATGCGACAGGACCCAGATATTATTATGGTGGGCGAGATTCGCGACAGAGAAACAGCGCAAATGGCGGTACAGGCTGCACTTACAGGGCATTTGGTACTTTCTACGCTGCATACCAACGACGCCTCCGCCGCTATAACCCGTCTGCTAGACTTAGGTGTGCCCAGTTATCTTCTTAAATCTACGGTGCTGGGGGTAATGGCACAGCGTCTTGTGCGCACTTTATGCCAGCACTGTAAAACCGAGTCGACCATTAGCAATAGCGATTGGGATATGCTGATAAAGCCGTGGAAGGTGGCCAAGCCAGAAAAAATATACGAACCTGAAGGCTGTTTAGAGTGTCGAAATACGGGCTATCTTGGGCGTCAGGGTATCTATGAGATTTTGGGCCTCTCGGAATCTGTACAGGCCTATATTCGCGACGATGTAGATTTACTCGCTATGCGCCAGCAGGCCATGCGCGAAGGTATGCGTACGTTGCGTTTATCGGGTGCGCAGAAGATTGCGCAGGGGAAAACCACGCTTGCCGAAGTCTTACGTGTTGCCCCGCCCCCGGAAAAGTAG
- the argA gene encoding amino-acid N-acetyltransferase produces MTEQADQYISWFRHASPYINNHRGKTFVVMLPGDCLESDNFPNIISDLALLNSLGVKLVVVHGARKQIERQLAISGVKPQFHQGVRITAREHLVDVMKAIGETRFTIEAAFSCGLPESPMYGAKIRVRSGNFVTAMPRGIIDGVDFQLTGKMRSADAEAIKKLLDDNSLALVSPLGYSLTGEAFNLSFADVATHIATAIGADKLIAYNDDGPIFDKRNQQYRELTLLQCERFLVEQQHHTLSNTYFALRACYKACDGGVARAHVVSAGEDGALLKELYTRDGSGTMVYRDSYETIRRARIEDVVGILNLIEPLEQKGILVKRSRELLETEIGFFTVMEKDNLIIGCAALYPIADSNAGELACVTIHRDYQGGGRAAKLLTHIERHALKLKMKRLFALTTQTAHWFIEQGFSESQVEQLPGERKELYNFQRNSKVLEKSIKS; encoded by the coding sequence GTGACAGAACAAGCCGACCAATACATTAGCTGGTTTCGACATGCCTCGCCGTACATCAACAACCACAGGGGTAAGACCTTTGTGGTGATGCTCCCCGGCGATTGCCTAGAATCCGACAATTTCCCCAATATTATTAGCGACTTGGCACTACTGAACAGCCTCGGTGTAAAACTGGTTGTGGTGCACGGCGCGCGTAAACAAATTGAACGCCAACTGGCGATATCCGGGGTAAAACCCCAATTCCATCAAGGTGTGCGTATCACCGCACGAGAACATCTCGTCGATGTGATGAAAGCGATAGGCGAAACACGCTTCACCATTGAAGCTGCGTTTTCCTGTGGTTTACCTGAATCGCCAATGTATGGTGCCAAGATTCGTGTACGCAGTGGTAATTTCGTGACCGCGATGCCACGGGGAATTATCGACGGAGTGGATTTCCAACTCACCGGCAAAATGCGCAGCGCCGATGCCGAGGCCATAAAAAAACTCTTGGACGATAACAGTCTCGCACTAGTATCCCCGCTGGGCTATTCCCTTACCGGCGAGGCTTTTAATCTTAGCTTTGCCGACGTTGCTACCCACATCGCCACCGCTATCGGTGCCGACAAGCTTATCGCCTACAACGACGATGGCCCCATTTTCGATAAACGAAACCAGCAGTACCGAGAACTCACCCTGTTGCAGTGTGAGCGTTTCTTGGTGGAACAGCAGCATCACACCCTATCGAACACTTATTTCGCCCTGCGCGCCTGCTACAAAGCTTGTGATGGCGGCGTGGCTCGTGCCCATGTCGTGTCGGCCGGGGAAGACGGTGCTTTATTGAAGGAGCTGTATACGCGCGATGGCTCTGGCACCATGGTCTACCGCGACAGCTACGAAACCATTCGTCGTGCCCGCATAGAAGATGTGGTGGGTATTCTTAACTTGATCGAGCCACTCGAACAAAAGGGCATTTTGGTCAAACGTTCTCGCGAGCTGCTGGAAACCGAAATTGGCTTTTTCACCGTTATGGAAAAAGACAATCTGATCATTGGCTGTGCGGCCCTCTACCCCATAGCGGACTCCAACGCCGGCGAACTCGCCTGCGTCACCATCCACCGCGACTATCAAGGTGGCGGGCGGGCGGCGAAACTGCTTACCCACATTGAGCGCCACGCACTCAAACTTAAGATGAAGCGCCTGTTCGCTCTCACCACGCAAACCGCCCATTGGTTTATCGAACAGGGTTTTAGTGAAAGCCAGGTGGAACAACTTCCCGGTGAGCGTAAAGAACTATACAATTTTCAGCGCAATTCCAAAGTTCTGGAAAAATCGATCAAATCCTAA
- the argE gene encoding acetylornithine deacetylase gives MIDTRLFTHRLSQLIAQPSVSCTSPKLDMSNRGVVELLASWLKPLGFHIELMDVAEGKVNLIATLGSGPGGLVLSGHTDTVPCNPERWQQDPFALTERNNRYYGLGATDMKGFFPVVLAAIDGLGDELKKLRQPLIVLATSDEESSMNGARALAAAGRPKARYAVIGEPTNMKPIRMHKGIMMEAVRIQGLAGHSSDPSLGHNALDAMHEVLSELITFRRDLKAHYDNPGFAVNFPTLNLGHIHGGDNPNRICGHCELHFDLRPLPGMNIDELRGNLLQRLQPVADKFHTPLQLESLIEGIDAYEEPQQSELVALAEKLTGHKAESVAFATEAPLLQNLGMQTLVMGPGSIDQAHQPNEYIEINQIAPAVNIVRSLIRDLCF, from the coding sequence ATGATCGATACCCGGCTGTTTACCCACAGGCTAAGCCAACTTATTGCCCAGCCCTCTGTGAGCTGCACCTCCCCGAAACTGGATATGAGCAATCGCGGTGTTGTCGAGCTGCTGGCCAGTTGGCTAAAACCTTTAGGCTTTCACATTGAACTAATGGACGTAGCCGAGGGCAAAGTTAACCTTATTGCCACCCTTGGTAGCGGGCCAGGCGGGCTGGTACTGTCCGGTCATACCGATACCGTACCCTGCAACCCCGAACGCTGGCAGCAGGACCCATTTGCACTTACCGAGCGCAACAACCGTTATTACGGTTTGGGCGCCACCGATATGAAAGGTTTTTTCCCGGTGGTACTCGCCGCCATAGACGGCCTTGGCGACGAGCTAAAAAAGCTCCGGCAACCACTTATTGTACTGGCGACCTCCGACGAAGAGTCGTCCATGAACGGTGCGCGTGCGCTCGCCGCCGCTGGCCGCCCGAAGGCCCGTTATGCAGTTATTGGTGAGCCCACCAACATGAAACCGATCCGTATGCACAAAGGCATAATGATGGAGGCCGTTCGCATACAAGGTCTAGCCGGGCATTCCTCAGACCCCAGCCTGGGCCACAACGCACTGGATGCCATGCACGAGGTGTTAAGTGAGCTGATTACATTCAGGCGCGACCTGAAAGCCCACTATGACAACCCCGGTTTTGCCGTAAATTTTCCAACCCTTAACTTGGGCCATATTCACGGCGGCGACAACCCCAACCGAATCTGCGGCCACTGTGAGCTGCATTTCGATTTGCGCCCACTACCAGGCATGAATATCGATGAACTGCGCGGCAACCTATTACAGCGTCTGCAGCCGGTAGCGGACAAATTCCACACGCCGCTGCAGCTCGAAAGCCTCATTGAGGGCATAGATGCCTATGAGGAGCCCCAGCAAAGCGAGCTGGTGGCGCTTGCGGAAAAGCTTACTGGCCACAAAGCCGAGTCTGTTGCGTTTGCCACGGAAGCCCCCCTTCTACAAAACCTTGGCATGCAAACACTGGTTATGGGCCCCGGTTCTATCGATCAGGCCCACCAGCCAAACGAATACATTGAAATAAACCAAATTGCGCCTGCGGTAAATATTGTGCGCTCGCTTATTCGCGATCTTTGTTTTTAA
- the ilvD gene encoding dihydroxy-acid dehydratase, translating into MPQYRSKTTTEGRNMAGARALWRATGMKDDDFQKPIIAVVNSFTQFVPGHVHLKDMGQLVARQIEKAGGVAKEFNTIAVDDGIAMGHDGMLYSLPSRDIIADSVEYMVNAHCADAMVCISNCDKITPGMLMAAMRLNIPVVFVSGGPMEAGKTKLSEHGLDLVDAMVIAADDSASDETVAEIERSACPTCGSCSGMFTANSMNCLTEVLGLSLPGNGTMLATHADRRQLFERAGELIVEITRDYYENDNTDVLPRSIGSKAAFENAIALDIAMGGSTNTILHLLAIAQEAEVDFDLHDIDRQSRVIPQLCKVAPNTPKYHVEDVHRAGGIMAILGELMRAELLDTSVPTVHAKTLGEAIATWDIKSTNDAKVNKFYSAGPAGIPTQTAFSQSTRWPTLDGDRADGCIRDLKHAFSNEGGLAVLFGNIAEKGCVVKTAGVDESILVFEGPAHITESQDEAVQNILDGKVKEGDVVIVRYEGPKGGPGMQEMLYPTSYIKSKGLGKSCALLTDGRFSGGTSGLSIGHVSPEAAAGGAIGLIENGDLIHIDIPNRTIDVKLSEEVLAARRNDRDAKGWKPAVKRPRKVSAALRAYALLATSADMGAVRDLSKLPE; encoded by the coding sequence ATGCCGCAATATCGCTCCAAAACCACAACTGAAGGCCGTAATATGGCCGGCGCCCGCGCACTCTGGCGCGCAACGGGCATGAAAGACGACGACTTTCAAAAGCCCATAATTGCCGTGGTTAATTCCTTTACCCAATTTGTACCAGGCCATGTCCATTTAAAAGATATGGGCCAACTGGTTGCTCGGCAAATTGAAAAAGCCGGTGGTGTCGCCAAAGAGTTCAATACTATTGCCGTAGACGACGGTATTGCCATGGGCCACGACGGTATGCTCTACAGCCTACCCAGCCGTGACATCATTGCCGATTCCGTAGAGTACATGGTCAACGCCCATTGCGCCGACGCCATGGTGTGTATATCCAATTGCGACAAAATCACACCGGGCATGCTAATGGCGGCCATGCGCTTAAACATTCCCGTGGTATTTGTTTCTGGCGGCCCAATGGAAGCCGGTAAAACCAAACTCTCTGAACACGGTCTCGATCTAGTCGACGCTATGGTAATCGCTGCCGATGACAGCGCTTCGGACGAAACCGTAGCCGAAATAGAACGCAGCGCCTGCCCAACCTGTGGGTCCTGTTCCGGTATGTTTACCGCCAACTCCATGAACTGCTTAACCGAGGTACTCGGCCTCAGCCTCCCCGGTAATGGCACCATGCTGGCTACTCACGCCGACCGCAGGCAATTGTTCGAACGCGCCGGTGAATTAATTGTGGAAATCACCCGCGACTACTACGAAAACGACAATACCGACGTACTACCGCGCAGCATTGGCAGTAAAGCCGCCTTCGAAAATGCGATAGCCCTCGACATTGCCATGGGCGGCTCAACCAACACCATTCTCCACCTGTTGGCCATTGCCCAGGAAGCCGAAGTCGATTTCGATTTACACGATATCGATCGCCAGAGCCGGGTAATTCCTCAGCTCTGCAAAGTAGCGCCGAACACACCGAAATATCACGTAGAAGACGTGCACCGTGCCGGTGGCATAATGGCGATTCTAGGCGAATTGATGCGTGCCGAATTACTCGACACGAGCGTACCCACAGTACATGCAAAAACCCTAGGCGAAGCCATAGCAACGTGGGATATTAAATCTACAAATGACGCCAAAGTGAATAAATTTTACTCTGCTGGCCCCGCAGGTATTCCAACTCAAACTGCGTTTAGCCAAAGCACTCGCTGGCCAACACTAGACGGCGACAGAGCCGACGGTTGTATTCGCGATTTAAAACATGCATTTAGCAACGAAGGCGGCCTTGCGGTTTTGTTTGGCAATATTGCTGAAAAAGGCTGCGTAGTGAAAACCGCCGGTGTAGACGAGTCTATTCTGGTCTTTGAAGGCCCAGCGCATATCACCGAGTCCCAAGACGAAGCCGTACAAAATATTCTCGACGGCAAAGTGAAGGAAGGCGATGTGGTTATTGTGCGCTACGAAGGCCCCAAGGGCGGCCCAGGTATGCAGGAAATGCTTTATCCAACCTCCTACATAAAATCCAAAGGCTTAGGTAAATCCTGCGCACTGCTTACCGATGGCCGCTTTTCCGGCGGCACCTCCGGGCTATCTATAGGGCATGTATCACCCGAAGCGGCCGCCGGTGGCGCAATCGGTTTAATTGAAAACGGTGACCTGATTCATATCGATATACCCAACCGCACAATTGACGTGAAGCTCAGCGAAGAAGTGTTAGCGGCACGCCGTAACGATCGTGACGCAAAGGGCTGGAAACCCGCCGTAAAACGCCCACGGAAAGTGTCTGCAGCGCTCAGAGCCTACGCATTGCTGGCAACCAGTGCCGACATGGGTGCGGTTCGGGACCTGTCAAAACTACCCGAGTAA
- a CDS encoding tetratricopeptide repeat protein — MKLQFANSINKFGGVLLLSLAAAFVMPVAVDKAFESVGFDSQLVEDANAQSKRAKRKLPGISESFFKKLGKISDLASPPEEEKRKPDFQGAIKALKKMEKDCGADKCNEYEKAQIYNYFGWIYYSVEDYNNSIKYYELVVNQAPHIPWGLELQVMYTLVQLEFSQERYSNALKRLDQWMKLSETIGADVYNLRASICYQMDDKNCALKSIKTAVKMVEDKGKVAKEAWYSLERALYLEKEDYKSSLPVLVKLVRHYPKHSYYQQMGSVYGMLEKEKSQLAILDSTYIMGGLAKEQQLLNLSYLMIQSDYPYRAAKILDKGIKGKVIKRSEKNLETLAKAWGMSQEKKKAIPYMTEAAKLSKKGDLYGVLMGLYLDVDDSKSAIKAGRDAIKKGELKRPGEINLNIGIAYFELKNFDDSIKYLKKAAKYEKTQRFALRWIKHVEREQARAEQLAAS; from the coding sequence ATGAAATTACAATTTGCCAACTCCATAAATAAGTTTGGAGGCGTATTACTGCTGAGTCTGGCTGCCGCTTTTGTAATGCCGGTTGCTGTTGATAAAGCATTTGAATCGGTAGGTTTTGACAGCCAGCTGGTTGAAGATGCCAATGCACAAAGCAAAAGAGCCAAGCGCAAGTTGCCGGGTATCAGTGAATCATTCTTTAAAAAGCTCGGTAAAATTTCCGACTTGGCTTCTCCTCCAGAAGAGGAAAAAAGGAAGCCAGATTTTCAAGGCGCTATTAAAGCACTGAAGAAAATGGAGAAGGATTGCGGTGCTGATAAGTGTAACGAGTACGAGAAGGCTCAGATCTATAACTACTTTGGTTGGATCTACTACTCGGTTGAGGACTACAACAACTCAATTAAATATTACGAGCTTGTTGTTAATCAGGCACCCCATATTCCTTGGGGTCTTGAACTTCAGGTTATGTATACCTTGGTTCAGCTTGAGTTTTCTCAGGAACGTTACAGCAATGCGTTAAAGCGACTTGACCAGTGGATGAAGTTATCTGAAACCATCGGTGCAGACGTTTATAACCTTCGCGCCAGTATCTGCTATCAAATGGACGACAAAAACTGTGCATTGAAGTCCATTAAGACCGCAGTGAAAATGGTTGAGGATAAAGGGAAAGTCGCAAAAGAGGCGTGGTACAGCCTAGAGCGTGCACTCTACCTAGAAAAAGAAGATTACAAATCTTCCTTACCGGTTTTGGTGAAGCTTGTACGCCACTACCCTAAGCACTCGTACTACCAGCAAATGGGTAGTGTTTACGGGATGTTGGAAAAAGAGAAAAGCCAGCTCGCTATTCTCGACTCTACCTACATCATGGGTGGCTTGGCTAAGGAGCAGCAGTTACTGAACCTTTCTTACTTAATGATTCAGAGCGACTACCCTTACCGCGCAGCCAAAATCCTCGATAAAGGCATTAAAGGTAAGGTCATCAAGCGTAGCGAGAAGAACCTCGAAACTCTGGCGAAAGCCTGGGGCATGTCTCAGGAAAAGAAAAAAGCGATTCCTTATATGACAGAAGCTGCAAAGCTTTCCAAAAAAGGAGACCTTTACGGTGTGCTGATGGGGCTTTACCTTGATGTCGATGACAGTAAGAGTGCGATTAAGGCCGGTAGAGACGCGATTAAAAAGGGCGAGCTTAAGCGCCCTGGTGAAATTAATTTGAATATCGGTATTGCGTATTTCGAGCTTAAAAACTTCGACGATTCTATTAAGTACCTAAAGAAAGCCGCAAAGTACGAAAAAACTCAACGATTTGCTTTACGCTGGATAAAACACGTAGAGCGTGAACAGGCAAGAGCAGAGCAGTTAGCTGCAAGCTAA
- a CDS encoding HDOD domain-containing protein: MHESYSVYKSLVQKVMLDPEQLPSLPAVTLNIRTALNDERVTSERLAVICSKDPAFSALLMATVSSPLYAQSSPPTTLAAVISLLGLPRVSSLAMAHSVKSLFILRSANVTKMYQQIWQRLMIKSGVSSFLSLKIKKGVPEQVMLAALLSEVGTLGILSALKEGREFPDSKTFYQLCREYSKGFGAILLSKWEIEREFIDVLKFCGRWKNTSAGELNTLDLVNLGLYATVKLINPRNNLPPITEIPSYKKLTPPFNALNEQGSLCIVSDHLDEIESIKKVLA, from the coding sequence ATGCATGAGTCTTACAGCGTATATAAATCTCTGGTACAGAAGGTCATGCTCGACCCCGAGCAGTTGCCCTCGCTGCCAGCTGTTACGCTGAATATTCGCACTGCGTTAAACGATGAGCGGGTTACCAGTGAGCGCCTTGCGGTCATATGTTCCAAAGACCCGGCATTTAGTGCGCTGTTAATGGCTACCGTTTCTAGCCCTCTGTATGCGCAGTCTTCACCACCGACCACCCTTGCGGCGGTTATCTCTTTGCTAGGGCTGCCGCGGGTTTCTAGTCTTGCAATGGCGCATTCGGTAAAAAGTTTGTTTATTCTTCGCAGCGCCAATGTCACTAAAATGTATCAGCAAATATGGCAGCGGTTAATGATAAAATCCGGTGTTAGTAGTTTTCTTTCGTTAAAAATAAAAAAAGGTGTGCCGGAACAGGTGATGCTGGCGGCTTTGCTAAGCGAAGTGGGTACGTTGGGAATTTTAAGTGCGCTTAAGGAAGGACGTGAATTCCCAGACAGCAAAACTTTTTATCAGCTGTGTAGAGAATACAGTAAAGGATTTGGCGCAATTCTTTTGAGTAAATGGGAAATAGAACGTGAATTTATTGATGTATTGAAATTTTGTGGTCGCTGGAAAAATACGTCGGCGGGTGAGTTGAATACTTTGGACTTGGTTAATCTTGGTTTGTATGCCACGGTAAAACTCATTAACCCGAGGAATAATTTACCACCGATAACTGAAATTCCTTCCTACAAAAAATTAACGCCGCCGTTTAATGCATTAAATGAACAGGGTTCACTTTGTATTGTGAGCGACCATCTGGACGAAATTGAATCGATTAAAAAGGTGTTGGCGTAA
- a CDS encoding PhzF family phenazine biosynthesis protein — translation MDITFYTVDAFADRPFCGNPAAVMVLENGLTEVQMQAIAAEINLSETAFVVARGSSANEYGIRWFTPTAEVDLCGHATLASAHVLFKHYGVKTQRIIFHSASGPLPTEINKQQLLELDFPANPTSVIATPAALVEALGIEPLQVRIGGPRMLVVVASSEIVAQVTPNFAKLGDLEQRGICVTAPGTDRHSNYDFVCRYFAPAIGIPEDPVTGSAYTALVPYYAQTLNKMALSARQLSARGGDLSLSLEGNRVKIAGKAITVSKGCFYL, via the coding sequence ATGGACATCACCTTTTACACCGTAGACGCATTCGCCGACAGACCTTTTTGCGGAAACCCTGCCGCCGTTATGGTGCTGGAAAACGGGCTAACCGAAGTACAGATGCAAGCCATCGCAGCGGAAATAAATTTATCTGAAACCGCGTTTGTGGTTGCCAGGGGTTCATCGGCAAACGAATACGGTATCCGCTGGTTCACCCCCACGGCAGAAGTAGATCTGTGCGGCCACGCCACCTTGGCATCAGCTCATGTATTATTCAAACATTACGGCGTAAAAACCCAGCGTATTATCTTTCACTCCGCCAGCGGCCCCTTGCCCACTGAAATAAACAAACAACAATTACTGGAGCTGGATTTCCCCGCCAACCCCACCAGCGTTATCGCCACTCCAGCCGCACTGGTAGAGGCGCTTGGCATTGAACCACTGCAGGTGCGTATTGGCGGCCCGCGCATGTTGGTGGTTGTAGCGTCTTCCGAAATCGTTGCCCAAGTAACGCCAAATTTCGCCAAGCTCGGCGATCTAGAGCAGCGGGGTATCTGTGTTACAGCGCCCGGTACCGACCGCCACAGTAACTACGACTTTGTCTGCCGCTACTTTGCTCCCGCTATCGGTATTCCCGAAGACCCGGTTACCGGGTCCGCTTACACAGCCCTTGTGCCATACTACGCCCAAACCCTGAATAAAATGGCATTATCCGCCCGTCAGTTGTCTGCTCGCGGTGGCGACCTCTCCCTATCTCTGGAGGGCAATCGCGTAAAGATCGCAGGAAAAGCCATAACCGTTTCCAAAGGCTGCTTTTATTTATGA
- a CDS encoding response regulator: MNNPLLHNAGNQGMRQIDIVKIYSNKKCLVIDDFPEIRGSLTRMLRTFGVPSIDTAANGEEAIKACGHKKYDVVLCDYNLGAGKDGQQILEEVRYLRVLLMTSLFVMITGESSREMVLGALECQPDDYITKPYTQQSLQVRLNKAIVRHETLLPIKKFISEGNYQAALDTCNELITQGHRYASDCLKMKGQLHFLLKQLKEAKDMYESVLSKKPVIWAKLGLGKTQLELGNFDAAEQVLKSVIAEDDRYIEAHDILSDVYSKRKDMNLAQQSTENATRISPKSVLRHRKLAKLAEYNHDDDTAIKSHQHSIKWGMNSCHESEQDYFNYARKVSEVIKGDESTDAKMLGRQAMNMLDRARKRYSDKPEVMVQAQMVETQVQVGLGDEKKAQASATKAKSMYNDLAAPPVATTMEFARSMQAMNEDKAAKELLTHLAARHEHDEDIMQLIDGISAEPISDGGKLVAAKLTKEGISSYETKSFSTAIDVFIEALATYPKHSGLNLNLVQAIIADTEASGFKEKYEKLCRRSMRAIGDIGPDNKQYKRYSFLRKQLEKHYPEAIS, encoded by the coding sequence ATGAATAATCCGCTGTTACATAACGCCGGCAACCAAGGCATGCGCCAGATCGACATCGTTAAAATCTACAGTAATAAAAAATGTCTCGTAATCGACGACTTCCCTGAAATTCGAGGCTCGCTAACGCGAATGCTGCGCACCTTTGGGGTTCCCAGTATCGATACCGCCGCTAACGGTGAAGAAGCCATTAAAGCCTGTGGCCACAAGAAATACGACGTGGTTTTATGTGATTACAACTTGGGCGCAGGCAAAGACGGTCAGCAAATTTTAGAAGAGGTTCGCTACCTGCGTGTGCTCCTCATGACCAGCCTGTTTGTGATGATTACTGGCGAATCTTCCCGCGAAATGGTGCTTGGCGCACTTGAATGCCAGCCCGACGACTACATCACCAAACCTTACACCCAGCAATCGTTACAAGTTCGGCTAAACAAAGCCATTGTGCGCCACGAAACACTGTTACCGATCAAAAAGTTTATTTCAGAAGGCAATTATCAAGCGGCTTTAGATACTTGTAATGAGTTAATTACCCAGGGGCACCGCTACGCTTCCGACTGTCTAAAAATGAAGGGCCAATTGCATTTTTTGCTTAAGCAATTGAAAGAGGCGAAAGACATGTACGAAAGCGTACTATCGAAAAAGCCGGTTATATGGGCCAAGCTCGGCCTAGGTAAAACCCAACTGGAACTGGGAAACTTCGATGCTGCGGAACAAGTACTCAAAAGCGTAATCGCCGAAGACGACCGTTATATTGAAGCCCACGACATCCTCTCAGACGTTTATTCTAAGCGCAAAGACATGAATCTAGCGCAGCAGTCCACCGAGAATGCCACCCGTATATCACCCAAATCAGTCTTGCGGCATCGAAAGCTCGCCAAGCTTGCCGAATATAACCACGACGACGACACCGCAATTAAATCTCACCAGCACTCGATCAAATGGGGGATGAATTCCTGCCATGAATCCGAGCAGGATTACTTCAATTACGCCCGCAAAGTGTCCGAGGTAATCAAAGGCGATGAATCAACAGACGCTAAGATGCTCGGACGTCAGGCCATGAATATGCTCGACCGCGCACGTAAACGTTACTCTGATAAACCCGAAGTAATGGTGCAGGCACAAATGGTAGAAACCCAGGTACAAGTTGGCTTGGGTGATGAGAAAAAAGCCCAGGCAAGCGCCACTAAAGCTAAATCCATGTACAACGACCTAGCCGCACCACCCGTAGCAACCACAATGGAGTTCGCGCGCAGTATGCAGGCGATGAACGAAGACAAAGCGGCCAAAGAATTACTGACCCATTTAGCTGCTCGACACGAACACGACGAAGACATTATGCAGCTCATCGATGGCATCAGCGCCGAACCTATCAGTGACGGCGGTAAGCTTGTGGCCGCAAAGCTCACCAAAGAAGGCATCAGCTCGTACGAAACCAAGTCGTTCTCAACCGCCATTGATGTATTTATTGAAGCCCTCGCCACCTACCCCAAACACAGCGGTCTTAACCTCAATTTAGTGCAGGCCATAATCGCCGATACTGAAGCAAGTGGCTTTAAAGAAAAATACGAAAAGCTCTGTCGTCGCAGTATGCGAGCCATTGGAGATATCGGCCCCGATAACAAACAGTACAAACGTTACAGCTTCCTACGCAAACAACTCGAAAAACACTACCCTGAGGCCATTAGTTAA